Proteins encoded by one window of Chryseobacterium aquaeductus:
- the xerA gene encoding site-specific tyrosine recombinase/integron integrase — translation MKYSKIFKQKLEIARYSDSTIKSYISTLATFFKTLNGISVEEVDESIIQDYIYSEIKEKNISQSYQKHILGSIKLFYDLMFNRKFSLSHLYPKRVEHSLPKYINKEDVLKMLSLTENLKHKSIISLLYGCGLRVSELVNLKITDIDSTAGMISIIQSKGKKDRYVMFPQSVLPLLREYFKNYTPKFYLFEGNVGKQYSSRSIQQIVKQAATKAEIQKTVTPHVLRHSFATHLIESGTDIRYVQELLGHNSLLTTQIYTHITDLKKRKIQSPLDL, via the coding sequence ATGAAATATTCAAAAATATTCAAACAAAAGCTTGAAATAGCAAGATATAGCGATTCTACAATCAAAAGCTATATTTCAACCTTAGCAACCTTTTTTAAAACACTGAATGGTATTTCTGTAGAAGAAGTTGATGAGAGTATTATTCAAGACTATATTTACAGCGAAATAAAAGAAAAAAATATTTCACAATCTTATCAGAAACATATTTTGGGAAGTATAAAACTTTTCTATGATTTGATGTTTAATAGAAAATTTTCTCTTTCTCATCTTTACCCAAAGAGGGTAGAGCACTCATTACCCAAATATATCAATAAAGAAGATGTCTTGAAAATGCTCAGTCTTACAGAAAATCTAAAGCACAAATCGATAATAAGTCTTTTGTATGGTTGTGGTCTTAGAGTAAGTGAACTCGTAAACCTGAAAATTACAGATATAGATTCTACCGCAGGTATGATCTCAATAATTCAGTCAAAAGGTAAGAAAGATAGGTATGTGATGTTTCCTCAATCGGTTTTGCCATTGCTTAGAGAGTATTTTAAGAATTATACACCAAAATTCTATCTTTTTGAAGGGAATGTGGGAAAACAATATTCGTCTAGAAGTATTCAACAGATTGTAAAACAAGCTGCTACGAAGGCGGAAATACAGAAAACTGTAACCCCACATGTTTTAAGACATAGTTTTGCAACACATCTCATAGAAAGCGGTACGGATATAAGGTATGTACAGGAACTTCTTGGGCATAATAGTCTTTTGACAACTCAAATCTATACCCATATCACAGATTTGAAGAAAAGAAAAATTCAAAGTCCCCTTGATTTATAG
- a CDS encoding DMT family transporter: MKYLLLSIILEVTGSSFMQASDGFTKPLQTIVTIISYIACFYFLSLSLKTIPLGVSYAIWGGLGIVLTSIISVVIFKQSLDWPAVIGIVLIVSGVLVMNFLSKSITH, translated from the coding sequence ATGAAATACTTACTTTTATCAATTATACTTGAAGTTACAGGTTCTAGCTTCATGCAGGCATCGGACGGATTTACTAAACCATTACAGACAATTGTAACTATCATAAGTTATATTGCTTGCTTCTATTTTCTATCCTTATCCTTAAAAACAATTCCGTTGGGGGTTTCTTACGCAATTTGGGGTGGTTTAGGTATTGTTTTAACAAGTATTATTTCTGTTGTAATATTTAAACAGTCCTTAGATTGGCCTGCGGTAATTGGTATTGTATTAATAGTTTCCGGAGTTTTGGTTATGAATTTTCTTTCAAAATCAATAACACATTAA